A stretch of Triticum aestivum cultivar Chinese Spring chromosome 1D, IWGSC CS RefSeq v2.1, whole genome shotgun sequence DNA encodes these proteins:
- the LOC123175923 gene encoding uncharacterized protein, with protein MLGTCFQTYVPSSPSGGQLQQVQYAAATQKSPCEEEAHPQNKMEMEIRDPMQVFEKTAHEFEVDIDMFDRKMHRYPGLIRRLSDGNKNYTTPVTVAIGPYYHGKDHLKPAEKVKYVAAYHCIMESGHSVQEMYDAVVSVAGEARGLYDKDVMAGISDNDFEPMMFYDACFLVQFMLKLTGSNLNSYLSRYFKGNMNDIFRDILLLENQLPWRVVETVMWFRQVSLPKLVNSLKNGLQDRKVRGRKPLDWEEKYKPPHLLGLVRFYIVGRSKPKPNRQPLPRLESVSISVGAMELAESGIMLTANKTSDLVDMGIDTKGPFCAELSLAPLSLNDLRSVWLVNMAAFELSTTLEFQGRDAEDEASAVCSYLLLLAMFVDKEEDVHQLRTQSVLQGGGGLTNKEALSFFTSLQDLPLGSRYVRTMREIENYRNKQRRKRTRCHAFFHKNWRIMATVFSAVAALITILSTLASLKKQ; from the coding sequence GATGGAGATGGAGATCCGCGACCCGATGCAAGTGTTCGAGAAAACAGCACACGAGTTCGAGGTCGACATCGACATGTTCGACAGGAAGATGCATAGGTACCCCGGGCTCATTCGACGTCTCAGCGACGGCAACAAAAACTACACCACTCCGGTGACGGTGGCCATCGGACCCTACTACCACGGCAAAGACCACCTCAAGCCGGCGGAGAAGGTGAAGTATGTGGCTGCCTACCACTGCATCATGGAGTCGGGCCACTCTGTCCAGGAGATGTACGACGCAGTCGTCTCAGTCGCAGGCGAGGCCCGGGGGCTCTATGACAAGGACGTGATGGCAGGTATCAGCGACAACGACTTCGAGCCTATGATGTTCTATGATGCCTGCTTCTTGGTGCAGTTCATGCTTAAACTTACAGGCTCCAACTTGAATTCGTATTTATCCCGCTATTTCAAGGGCAATATGAACGACATCTTCCGTGACATCCTCCTGCTTGAGAACCAGCTCCCCTGGCGGGTGGTCGAGACCGTCATGTGGTTCAGGCAGGTGTCGTTGCCGAAGCTCGTTAATTCGTTGAAAAACGGCCTGCAAGACCGCAAGGTCCGCGGGAGGAAGCCTTTGGACTGGGAAGAGAAGTACAAACCGCCACATCTCCTCGGTCTTGTCCGGTTCTACATTGTGGGAAGGAGCAAACCCAAACCGAACCGGCAGCCGCTACCCCGCCTCGAGTCGGTTTCGATTTCTGTAGGTGCCATGGAGCTTGCAGAAAGCGGCATCATGCTGACGGCCAACAAGACAAGTGACCTCGTAGACATGGGCATCGACACGAAAGGGCCCTTCTGCGCGGAGCTCTCTCTGGCGCCACTGTCCCTGAACGATTTACGCTCAGTCTGGCTAGTCAACATGGCAGCCTTCGAGCTGTCCACGACCCTAGAATTTCAAGGGCGTGATGCTGAAGATGAAGCCTCCGCTGTCTGCTCCTACCTCCTCCTCCTAGCCATGTTCGTGGACAAGGAGGAGGACGTGCACCAGCTGCGAACACAGAGTGTTCTGCAAGGAGGAGGAGGGCTTACCAACAAGGAGGCGCTCTCCTTCTTCACCAGCCTTCAGGACCTGCCTCTCGGGAGCCGCTATGTCCGCACCATGAGAGAGATTGAGAATTACAGGAACAAGCAGAGGCGGAAGCGGACACGGTGCCACGCCTTTTTTCACAAGAACTGGAGAATCATGGCCACGGTCTTCTCCGCCGTTGCTGCACTCATCACTATCTTGAGCACGCTTGCGTCTCTCAAGAAACAATAG